In Pan troglodytes isolate AG18354 chromosome 21, NHGRI_mPanTro3-v2.0_pri, whole genome shotgun sequence, one genomic interval encodes:
- the GGT7 gene encoding glutathione hydrolase 7 isoform X2 — translation MAAENEASQESALGAYSPVDYMSITSFPRLPEDEPAPAAPLRGRKDEDAFLGDPDTDPDSFLKSARLQRLPSSSSEMGSQDGSPLRETRKDPFSAAAAECSCRQDGLTVIVTACLTFATGVTVALVMQIYFGDPQIFQQGAVVTDAARCTSLGIEVLSKQGSSVDAAVAAALCLGIVAPHSSGLGGGGVMLVHDIRRNESHLIDFRESAPGALREETLQRSWETKDLLHPLLSGPPRLPWSQVLAFAAAVAQDGFNVTHDLARALAEQLPPNMSERFRETFLPSGRPPLPGSLLHRPDLAEVLDVLGTSGPAAFYAGGNLTLEMVAEAQHAGGVITEEDFSNYSALVEKPVCGVYRGHLVLSPPPPHTGPALISALNILEGFNLTSLVSREQALHWVAETLKIALALASRLGDPVYDSTITESMDDMLSKVEAAYLRGHINDSQAAPAPLLPVYELDGAPTAAQVLIMGPDDFIVAMVSSLNQPFGSGLITPSGILLNSQMLDFSWPNRTANHSAPSLENSVQPGKRPLSFLLPTVVRPAEGLCGTYLALGANGAARGLSGLTQVLLNVLTLNRNLSDSLARGRLHPDLQSNLLQVDSEFTEEEIEFLEARGHHVEKVDVLSWVHGSRRTNNFIIAVKDPRSPDAAGATIL, via the exons ATGGCGGCGGAGAACGAGGCCAGCCAGGAGAGCGCCCTGGGCGCCTACTCGCCAGTGGACTACATGAGCATCACCAGCTTCCCGCGGCTGCCCGAGGACGAGCCCGCGCCCGCGGCCCCGCTGAGGGGCCGCAAGGACGAGGACGCCTTTCTGGGAGACCCCGACACCG ACCCGGACTCCTTCCTGAAGTCTGCACGGCTGCAGCGGCTGCCATCGTCGTCGTCGGAGATGGGCAGCCAAGACGGGTCGCCGCTACGCGAGACACGCAAAGACCCGTTCTCCGCCGCAGCGGCGGAGTGCTCCTGCCGCCAGGATGGGCTCACGGTCATCGTCACGGCCTGTCTCACCTTCGCTACCGGTGTCACCGTGGCGCTGGTCATGCAGATCTACTTCGGGGACCCCCAG ATCTTCCAGCAGGGTGCCGTGGTGACCGATGCTGCCCGCTGCACTTCACTGGGCATcgaggtgctcagtaaacaggGATCTTCTGTGGACGCAGCGGTGGCAGCAGCCTTGTGTTTGGGTATCGTGGCTCCACACAGTTCTGGCCTGGGCGG TGGGGGCGTGATGCTGGTACATGACATCCGACGAAATGAGAGCCACCTAATTGATTTCCGGGAGTCCGCACCAGGGGCCCTCAGGGAAGAGACCCTGCAAAGAtcctgggagaccaag GACCTCCTCCACCCCCTGCTCTCCGGCCCCCCCAGGCTGCCATGGTCCCAAGTCCTGGCCTTCGCAGCAGCTGTGGCCCAAGATGGCTTCAACGTGACTCATGATCTAG CCCGTGCCCTGGCTGAACAGCTGCCACCCAACATGTCCGAGCGCTTCCGGGAGACGTTCCTGCCATCGGGCCGCCCGCCACTACCTGGCTCATTGCTGCATCGGCCCGACCTGGCTGAGGTGCTGGATGTACTTGGCACCTCCGGCCCGGCTGCCTTCTACGCAGGTGGCAACCTCACACTGGAGATGGTGGCCGAG GCTCAGCACGCAGGGGGTGTCATAACCGAAGAGGACTTCAGCAATTACAGCGCCCTTGTGGAGAAGCCTGTGTGTGGCGTGTACAGAG GCCACCTGGTTCTTAGTCCCCCGCCTCCGCACACGGGCCCTGCCCTCATCAGTGCTCTCAACATCCTGGAGGGCTTCAATCTCACCAGCCTGGTATCCCGAGAACAGGCTCTTCACTGGGTGGCAGAG ACCCTGAAGATTGCATTAGCCCTGGCCAGCAGACTGGGAGATCCCGTCTATGATTCTACCATCACTGAGAGCATGGATGACATGCTCAG CAAGGTGGAGGCCGCCTACCTCCGGGGCCATATCAATGACTCCCAGGCAGCCCCTGCCCCACTCCTGCCTGTCTATGAACTAGACGGAGCTCCCACGGCTGCCCAGGTGCTGATCATGGGACCTGATGACTTCATTGTGGCCATGGTTAG CTCCCTGAACCAGCCCTTTGGCAGCGGCCTTATCACCCCCTCGGGGATCCTGCTTAACAGCCAGATGCTGGACTTCTCCTGGCCCAACCGGACAGCTAACCACTCTGCACCCAGCCTG GAGAATTCAGTGCAGCCAGGGAAGCGGCcactctctttcctgctgcccacAGTGGTCCGACCTGCGGAGGGGCTCTGTGGAACCTACCTCGCTCTGGGGGCCAATGGAGCTGCGCGGGGCCTCAGCGGCCTGACACAG GTTCTGCTGAATGTCCTGACCTTGAACCGGAACCTGAGTGACAGCCTGGCCCGCGGCCGCCTACACCCGGACCTGCAGTCCAACCTCCTGCAGGTGGACA
- the GGT7 gene encoding glutathione hydrolase 7 isoform X1, with protein MAAENEASQESALGAYSPVDYMSITSFPRLPEDEPAPAAPLRGRKDEDAFLGDPDTDPDSFLKSARLQRLPSSSSEMGSQDGSPLRETRKDPFSAAAAECSCRQDGLTVIVTACLTFATGVTVALVMQIYFGDPQIFQQGAVVTDAARCTSLGIEVLSKQGSSVDAAVAAALCLGIVAPHSSGLGGGGVMLVHDIRRNESHLIDFRESAPGALREETLQRSWETKPGLLVGVPGMVKGLHEAHQLYGRLPWSQVLAFAAAVAQDGFNVTHDLARALAEQLPPNMSERFRETFLPSGRPPLPGSLLHRPDLAEVLDVLGTSGPAAFYAGGNLTLEMVAEAQHAGGVITEEDFSNYSALVEKPVCGVYRGHLVLSPPPPHTGPALISALNILEGFNLTSLVSREQALHWVAETLKIALALASRLGDPVYDSTITESMDDMLSKVEAAYLRGHINDSQAAPAPLLPVYELDGAPTAAQVLIMGPDDFIVAMVSSLNQPFGSGLITPSGILLNSQMLDFSWPNRTANHSAPSLENSVQPGKRPLSFLLPTVVRPAEGLCGTYLALGANGAARGLSGLTQVLLNVLTLNRNLSDSLARGRLHPDLQSNLLQVDSEFTEEEIEFLEARGHHVEKVDVLSWVHGSRRTNNFIIAVKDPRSPDAAGATIL; from the exons ATGGCGGCGGAGAACGAGGCCAGCCAGGAGAGCGCCCTGGGCGCCTACTCGCCAGTGGACTACATGAGCATCACCAGCTTCCCGCGGCTGCCCGAGGACGAGCCCGCGCCCGCGGCCCCGCTGAGGGGCCGCAAGGACGAGGACGCCTTTCTGGGAGACCCCGACACCG ACCCGGACTCCTTCCTGAAGTCTGCACGGCTGCAGCGGCTGCCATCGTCGTCGTCGGAGATGGGCAGCCAAGACGGGTCGCCGCTACGCGAGACACGCAAAGACCCGTTCTCCGCCGCAGCGGCGGAGTGCTCCTGCCGCCAGGATGGGCTCACGGTCATCGTCACGGCCTGTCTCACCTTCGCTACCGGTGTCACCGTGGCGCTGGTCATGCAGATCTACTTCGGGGACCCCCAG ATCTTCCAGCAGGGTGCCGTGGTGACCGATGCTGCCCGCTGCACTTCACTGGGCATcgaggtgctcagtaaacaggGATCTTCTGTGGACGCAGCGGTGGCAGCAGCCTTGTGTTTGGGTATCGTGGCTCCACACAGTTCTGGCCTGGGCGG TGGGGGCGTGATGCTGGTACATGACATCCGACGAAATGAGAGCCACCTAATTGATTTCCGGGAGTCCGCACCAGGGGCCCTCAGGGAAGAGACCCTGCAAAGAtcctgggagaccaag CCTGGGCTCTTGGTGGGGGTTCCCGGAATGGTGAAGGGGCTACATGAAGCTCACCAGCTCTATGGCAG GCTGCCATGGTCCCAAGTCCTGGCCTTCGCAGCAGCTGTGGCCCAAGATGGCTTCAACGTGACTCATGATCTAG CCCGTGCCCTGGCTGAACAGCTGCCACCCAACATGTCCGAGCGCTTCCGGGAGACGTTCCTGCCATCGGGCCGCCCGCCACTACCTGGCTCATTGCTGCATCGGCCCGACCTGGCTGAGGTGCTGGATGTACTTGGCACCTCCGGCCCGGCTGCCTTCTACGCAGGTGGCAACCTCACACTGGAGATGGTGGCCGAG GCTCAGCACGCAGGGGGTGTCATAACCGAAGAGGACTTCAGCAATTACAGCGCCCTTGTGGAGAAGCCTGTGTGTGGCGTGTACAGAG GCCACCTGGTTCTTAGTCCCCCGCCTCCGCACACGGGCCCTGCCCTCATCAGTGCTCTCAACATCCTGGAGGGCTTCAATCTCACCAGCCTGGTATCCCGAGAACAGGCTCTTCACTGGGTGGCAGAG ACCCTGAAGATTGCATTAGCCCTGGCCAGCAGACTGGGAGATCCCGTCTATGATTCTACCATCACTGAGAGCATGGATGACATGCTCAG CAAGGTGGAGGCCGCCTACCTCCGGGGCCATATCAATGACTCCCAGGCAGCCCCTGCCCCACTCCTGCCTGTCTATGAACTAGACGGAGCTCCCACGGCTGCCCAGGTGCTGATCATGGGACCTGATGACTTCATTGTGGCCATGGTTAG CTCCCTGAACCAGCCCTTTGGCAGCGGCCTTATCACCCCCTCGGGGATCCTGCTTAACAGCCAGATGCTGGACTTCTCCTGGCCCAACCGGACAGCTAACCACTCTGCACCCAGCCTG GAGAATTCAGTGCAGCCAGGGAAGCGGCcactctctttcctgctgcccacAGTGGTCCGACCTGCGGAGGGGCTCTGTGGAACCTACCTCGCTCTGGGGGCCAATGGAGCTGCGCGGGGCCTCAGCGGCCTGACACAG GTTCTGCTGAATGTCCTGACCTTGAACCGGAACCTGAGTGACAGCCTGGCCCGCGGCCGCCTACACCCGGACCTGCAGTCCAACCTCCTGCAGGTGGACA
- the GGT7 gene encoding glutathione hydrolase 7 isoform X3 — protein MAAENEASQESALGAYSPVDYMSITSFPRLPEDEPAPAAPLRGRKDEDAFLGDPDTDPDSFLKSARLQRLPSSSSEMGSQDGSPLRETRKDPFSAAAAECSCRQDGLTVIVTACLTFATGVTVALVMQIYFGDPQIFQQGAVVTDAARCTSLGIEVLSKQGSSVDAAVAAALCLGIVAPHSSGLGGGGVMLVHDIRRNESHLIDFRESAPGALREETLQRSWETKPGLLVGVPGMVKGLHEAHQLYGRLPWSQVLAFAAAVAQDGFNVTHDLARALAEQLPPNMSERFRETFLPSGRPPLPGSLLHRPDLAEVLDVLGTSGPAAFYAGGNLTLEMVAEAQHAGGVITEEDFSNYSALVEKPVCGVYRGHLVLSPPPPHTGPALISALNILEGFNLTSLVSREQALHWVAETLKIALALASRLGDPVYDSTITESMDDMLSKVEAAYLRGHINDSQAAPAPLLPVYELDGAPTAAQVLIMGPDDFIVAMVSSLNQPFGSGLITPSGILLNSQMLDFSWPNRTANHSAPSLENSVQPGKRPLSFLLPTVVRPAEGLCGTYLALGANGAARGLSGLTQVLLNVLTLNRNLSDSLARGRLHPDLQSNLLQVSSQRKRLSSWKPGVTTWRK, from the exons ATGGCGGCGGAGAACGAGGCCAGCCAGGAGAGCGCCCTGGGCGCCTACTCGCCAGTGGACTACATGAGCATCACCAGCTTCCCGCGGCTGCCCGAGGACGAGCCCGCGCCCGCGGCCCCGCTGAGGGGCCGCAAGGACGAGGACGCCTTTCTGGGAGACCCCGACACCG ACCCGGACTCCTTCCTGAAGTCTGCACGGCTGCAGCGGCTGCCATCGTCGTCGTCGGAGATGGGCAGCCAAGACGGGTCGCCGCTACGCGAGACACGCAAAGACCCGTTCTCCGCCGCAGCGGCGGAGTGCTCCTGCCGCCAGGATGGGCTCACGGTCATCGTCACGGCCTGTCTCACCTTCGCTACCGGTGTCACCGTGGCGCTGGTCATGCAGATCTACTTCGGGGACCCCCAG ATCTTCCAGCAGGGTGCCGTGGTGACCGATGCTGCCCGCTGCACTTCACTGGGCATcgaggtgctcagtaaacaggGATCTTCTGTGGACGCAGCGGTGGCAGCAGCCTTGTGTTTGGGTATCGTGGCTCCACACAGTTCTGGCCTGGGCGG TGGGGGCGTGATGCTGGTACATGACATCCGACGAAATGAGAGCCACCTAATTGATTTCCGGGAGTCCGCACCAGGGGCCCTCAGGGAAGAGACCCTGCAAAGAtcctgggagaccaag CCTGGGCTCTTGGTGGGGGTTCCCGGAATGGTGAAGGGGCTACATGAAGCTCACCAGCTCTATGGCAG GCTGCCATGGTCCCAAGTCCTGGCCTTCGCAGCAGCTGTGGCCCAAGATGGCTTCAACGTGACTCATGATCTAG CCCGTGCCCTGGCTGAACAGCTGCCACCCAACATGTCCGAGCGCTTCCGGGAGACGTTCCTGCCATCGGGCCGCCCGCCACTACCTGGCTCATTGCTGCATCGGCCCGACCTGGCTGAGGTGCTGGATGTACTTGGCACCTCCGGCCCGGCTGCCTTCTACGCAGGTGGCAACCTCACACTGGAGATGGTGGCCGAG GCTCAGCACGCAGGGGGTGTCATAACCGAAGAGGACTTCAGCAATTACAGCGCCCTTGTGGAGAAGCCTGTGTGTGGCGTGTACAGAG GCCACCTGGTTCTTAGTCCCCCGCCTCCGCACACGGGCCCTGCCCTCATCAGTGCTCTCAACATCCTGGAGGGCTTCAATCTCACCAGCCTGGTATCCCGAGAACAGGCTCTTCACTGGGTGGCAGAG ACCCTGAAGATTGCATTAGCCCTGGCCAGCAGACTGGGAGATCCCGTCTATGATTCTACCATCACTGAGAGCATGGATGACATGCTCAG CAAGGTGGAGGCCGCCTACCTCCGGGGCCATATCAATGACTCCCAGGCAGCCCCTGCCCCACTCCTGCCTGTCTATGAACTAGACGGAGCTCCCACGGCTGCCCAGGTGCTGATCATGGGACCTGATGACTTCATTGTGGCCATGGTTAG CTCCCTGAACCAGCCCTTTGGCAGCGGCCTTATCACCCCCTCGGGGATCCTGCTTAACAGCCAGATGCTGGACTTCTCCTGGCCCAACCGGACAGCTAACCACTCTGCACCCAGCCTG GAGAATTCAGTGCAGCCAGGGAAGCGGCcactctctttcctgctgcccacAGTGGTCCGACCTGCGGAGGGGCTCTGTGGAACCTACCTCGCTCTGGGGGCCAATGGAGCTGCGCGGGGCCTCAGCGGCCTGACACAG GTTCTGCTGAATGTCCTGACCTTGAACCGGAACCTGAGTGACAGCCTGGCCCGCGGCCGCCTACACCCGGACCTGCAGTCCAACCTCCTGCAG